A window of Candidatus Dojkabacteria bacterium contains these coding sequences:
- the umuD gene encoding translesion error-prone DNA polymerase V autoproteolytic subunit: MTPLYFSPIYAGFPGIVEEVVEKKLDLNEFLIKNPEATYFLRVSGDSMVGAGIYNGDLLIVDRSQAVKSGDIIIASINGEFTVKRLEKKGDRFLLLPENSRYKSMMIHEEDDFLSWGKVIYVIHQAI; the protein is encoded by the coding sequence ATGACGCCGCTCTACTTCTCTCCTATATATGCCGGATTCCCCGGGATAGTAGAAGAGGTGGTGGAGAAGAAGCTCGATCTTAATGAGTTCCTCATTAAAAACCCTGAGGCAACATATTTCCTGAGAGTTAGCGGGGATTCAATGGTTGGAGCTGGTATCTACAATGGAGATCTTCTTATCGTGGACCGGTCGCAAGCCGTAAAGAGCGGTGATATCATCATTGCCTCTATAAATGGTGAGTTCACAGTCAAGCGATTGGAAAAGAAAGGAGATCGCTTCTTGTTGTTACCAGAGAATTCCCGATACAAATCTATGATGATCCATGAAGAAGATGACTTCCTCTCATGGGGTAAGGTTATCTACGTGATCCATCAGGCCATATGA
- a CDS encoding glycosyltransferase family 2 protein — MPGKTAILIVSYNATENLKACLESLRWTEGREEYKVFLGDNSSSNVISAMVTNEYPWVAFSMNEVNLGFAKGMNRLCAQAVTEYAPDYILLVNPDMRIDSQSIELMKKSLDNGEKIAAVGPKLLDDENNIEDSVITPPKFHLLFMKFMIHGLTGSERISLNYDPTSWSRAQAISGACMLIRRVAIDDAGFFNERFFMYFEDVEFCWRLRKKGWEIYYDPNAIAHHSRGKSSEEKEDVRRWRAEQTYISLITYFSATGQKMDLWLTRLMILGILRARILLNKDADWSRTVIDKIKSM, encoded by the coding sequence ATGCCAGGCAAGACGGCGATACTAATTGTGTCCTACAACGCGACTGAGAATCTGAAGGCATGTCTCGAGAGCCTGCGTTGGACTGAAGGGCGAGAGGAATACAAGGTTTTCCTTGGTGATAACTCTAGCTCAAATGTAATTTCTGCAATGGTTACGAACGAGTACCCATGGGTTGCATTTTCGATGAATGAGGTGAATCTCGGTTTTGCCAAAGGTATGAACCGACTATGTGCTCAAGCAGTCACTGAGTATGCGCCTGATTATATATTGCTAGTTAATCCCGACATGCGGATCGATAGCCAGTCAATCGAGTTAATGAAAAAGAGCCTGGATAATGGCGAGAAGATCGCCGCAGTTGGCCCAAAGCTGCTTGACGACGAGAATAATATTGAGGACTCAGTAATTACTCCGCCGAAATTTCACCTTTTATTCATGAAATTCATGATTCATGGGTTAACTGGAAGCGAGCGAATTTCATTAAATTATGATCCTACCAGTTGGAGCCGAGCCCAAGCTATATCTGGTGCCTGTATGCTTATACGGAGGGTTGCGATTGACGATGCAGGCTTCTTTAATGAAAGATTCTTTATGTATTTTGAGGATGTAGAATTTTGCTGGAGGCTGAGAAAAAAGGGTTGGGAGATCTATTATGATCCAAATGCAATTGCCCACCACAGTCGTGGCAAGTCTTCTGAAGAGAAAGAGGATGTAAGAAGATGGCGAGCAGAGCAAACTTATATTTCATTAATTACATATTTTAGCGCCACAGGGCAGAAAATGGACCTCTGGCTTACACGCTTAATGATCTTAGGCATACTGCGAGCTCGCATCCTATTGAACAAGGATGCAGATTGGTCTAGAACTGTTATAGATAAGATTAAGTCAATGTGA
- a CDS encoding NAD(P)H-dependent oxidoreductase, producing the protein MPKIKIITGSVRPNRFNDQPSNWIYDIATKRKDAEYELVNLAEMNLPFLDEPKSPKAREYTKDNTKAWSEKVEASDGFLFVTPEYNHSVSPALKNALDFLYYEWNHKPASFISYGAEAGGARSVEHLRAVCGELKMYDLREQLILPNYWENQNESGEYQFNEKHEEAANRILDELVFWSTEMKSAREKMTVAVKK; encoded by the coding sequence ATGCCAAAGATTAAAATTATTACAGGCTCTGTCCGCCCAAACCGCTTCAACGACCAGCCATCCAACTGGATCTATGATATCGCCACCAAGAGAAAAGATGCAGAATATGAGCTTGTAAACCTTGCCGAGATGAATCTGCCGTTCCTTGACGAGCCAAAGTCACCAAAGGCCCGTGAGTATACGAAGGATAATACAAAAGCCTGGTCTGAGAAAGTTGAAGCATCCGACGGATTTCTCTTCGTCACGCCAGAGTATAACCACTCTGTATCCCCTGCGCTGAAGAATGCATTAGATTTTCTTTATTACGAGTGGAACCACAAGCCAGCCAGCTTTATTAGCTATGGCGCCGAGGCAGGTGGTGCGAGGTCTGTTGAGCATCTGCGGGCAGTGTGTGGCGAATTAAAGATGTACGACCTGCGCGAGCAGCTGATTTTGCCTAATTATTGGGAGAATCAGAATGAGTCGGGTGAGTATCAATTTAATGAGAAGCATGAGGAGGCTGCGAATAGGATCTTGGATGAGCTGGTATTTTGGTCTACTGAAATGAAGAGTGCAAGAGAGAAAATGACTGTAGCAGTGAAGAAGTAA
- a CDS encoding adenylyltransferase/cytidyltransferase family protein codes for MIKNHTEFSLDTICSISHDLRKNGKTVAFTHGAFDLFHIGHLTLLEDTKKAADFLIVMVECDKNVTSYKKYPRPIISEEHRVGIVGNCECVNIAFVNNEPMGKDLYTLLYREIKPSFVAIGREYGYADAIEEQTSRADIMLRRFTRRQKAFTSTTEIIDRIVQSHRD; via the coding sequence ATGATCAAGAATCATACCGAATTCTCCCTTGACACTATCTGTAGTATTTCTCACGATTTGCGGAAAAACGGTAAGACAGTTGCTTTCACACACGGCGCGTTTGATTTGTTCCATATAGGTCACCTGACTCTCCTTGAAGATACGAAAAAGGCAGCAGATTTTCTCATCGTTATGGTTGAGTGTGATAAGAATGTAACCTCATACAAGAAATATCCTCGCCCGATTATTAGCGAAGAGCATAGGGTTGGAATAGTGGGAAATTGCGAGTGTGTGAATATCGCTTTTGTTAATAACGAGCCGATGGGCAAAGACCTGTATACGCTTCTTTACCGAGAGATTAAACCAAGTTTCGTTGCAATCGGTCGCGAGTATGGGTACGCGGACGCGATTGAAGAGCAGACAAGCCGAGCAGATATAATGCTTAGGAGGTTCACGCGCAGACAGAAAGCATTTACTTCTACTACAGAGATAATCGACAGAATTGTGCAAAGTCACCGCGATTAG
- the lexA gene encoding transcriptional repressor LexA, with protein MEVALTKKQAEVLDLIKHKFDQDGTAPSLNEMMGELGLSTKKSVAFHLDALERKGYIVRNGRARGIKLLGDLAGDFITVPLMGFANAGEPLMTAEDEYLGELTVDRSLLKSSRKVFGVELRGDSMDRKKMNGVHMRNGNYAIIAKDAEVRNGDVVLAVINHGATVKTFKRDGKVVTLFPESTNPIHKPIYVDNENSTYIAGKVITVLNNPVNEKSENMGDSKIGSLRKLNS; from the coding sequence ATGGAAGTCGCATTAACCAAGAAGCAGGCAGAAGTTCTTGATCTCATTAAGCATAAATTTGATCAAGATGGTACCGCTCCCTCTCTTAACGAGATGATGGGTGAGCTTGGCTTATCCACTAAGAAGAGTGTAGCTTTCCACCTAGATGCCCTTGAGAGAAAAGGCTATATCGTCCGAAATGGACGGGCTCGTGGCATCAAGCTTCTGGGTGACCTAGCAGGCGATTTTATTACTGTCCCGCTAATGGGTTTTGCAAATGCTGGTGAGCCGCTCATGACTGCTGAGGATGAGTATCTTGGCGAGCTTACAGTGGATAGAAGTCTCTTGAAAAGTAGTAGAAAGGTTTTCGGTGTAGAGCTTCGAGGAGACTCTATGGATCGTAAAAAGATGAATGGCGTACATATGAGAAACGGCAACTATGCAATCATTGCCAAAGATGCAGAGGTGCGAAATGGCGATGTGGTTTTAGCAGTGATTAATCATGGGGCTACGGTAAAGACCTTTAAGCGAGATGGCAAGGTTGTCACACTATTCCCAGAGTCCACAAACCCTATCCATAAGCCAATATATGTCGACAACGAAAACTCTACATATATAGCGGGCAAAGTGATCACTGTGCTTAATAATCCTGTTAACGAGAAATCAGAGAATATGGGTGACTCGAAAATTGGCTCATTGAGGAAACTGAACTCGTAA
- a CDS encoding HD domain-containing protein: MKKKSFADFVYEMGALRQIRRTPFLNIFDNTDSVADHTFRTMLIAYYLAGEEGLDIEKVLTYALFHDTTEVRCGDNFNIQKKYIKREEKSAVEDIAEGLGEFGERLKAILEKYEDRQEPETKLVKDADIIELYTTLLENSYNGSKYSAKYIEKVAPFDEMLHFKSSVALLKNLFETDPDNFVDQIKAQRV, from the coding sequence ATGAAAAAGAAGAGCTTCGCAGACTTTGTATATGAAATGGGGGCACTACGCCAGATACGTAGAACACCATTCCTAAATATATTTGATAATACTGACTCGGTTGCTGACCATACATTCAGGACTATGCTTATAGCCTATTACCTCGCCGGAGAAGAGGGGTTGGATATCGAGAAGGTCTTAACATACGCACTATTTCACGACACGACGGAGGTTCGCTGTGGTGACAACTTTAATATCCAGAAGAAATATATTAAGCGCGAGGAAAAATCCGCTGTTGAAGACATTGCAGAAGGGTTGGGAGAATTTGGGGAGAGACTAAAAGCGATTCTTGAAAAGTATGAAGATCGCCAAGAGCCGGAGACGAAATTGGTAAAGGATGCAGATATAATCGAGCTGTATACCACGTTGCTTGAGAACTCGTACAACGGTAGCAAGTACAGTGCCAAGTATATCGAAAAAGTCGCCCCATTTGATGAGATGCTGCATTTTAAAAGCTCTGTCGCACTTCTAAAGAATCTCTTTGAGACGGACCCTGACAATTTTGTCGATCAGATAAAAGCACAAAGGGTTTAG
- a CDS encoding PhzF family phenazine biosynthesis protein, with the protein MEIELFKAFADKPDQGNPAGVIFNADNLTQDRMIEIAATLNYSESVFIVKPSTSEADYRLRFMTSITEVDSCGHATLAGAQAIYEKKPFNEIKVETGAGILSVYREEDGSLMMKMARSELVDKEYDKTEIGKLLGIRPSDMFDLPIITASVGSPKLMIPVKHLNIVETVQPDFEAMIEFCKKYPVKGFYVFTKEVILPGSNFHARQFNPAAGIPEDPITGVAGGALALYARAYNLIIHDQIIIEQGFELGKPGRIVVQINDGAVYVGGNAVRFGSKRLEI; encoded by the coding sequence ATGGAGATTGAATTGTTTAAAGCGTTCGCGGATAAACCTGATCAAGGAAACCCTGCAGGGGTTATTTTTAATGCTGATAATCTAACTCAAGATAGAATGATAGAAATAGCTGCCACACTTAACTATTCTGAAAGCGTATTTATTGTTAAGCCAAGTACTTCTGAAGCAGATTATAGACTCAGGTTTATGACCTCCATAACAGAAGTTGATTCTTGTGGACACGCAACGCTTGCCGGTGCGCAGGCTATCTATGAGAAAAAACCATTTAATGAGATAAAGGTCGAAACAGGGGCAGGGATACTATCCGTATATAGAGAAGAGGATGGATCACTCATGATGAAGATGGCAAGATCTGAATTAGTAGATAAGGAATATGATAAGACCGAAATAGGGAAATTATTAGGAATACGCCCCTCTGACATGTTTGATTTGCCTATCATAACAGCCTCAGTAGGAAGCCCAAAGTTAATGATACCAGTTAAACATTTGAACATTGTAGAAACAGTTCAACCGGACTTTGAAGCAATGATTGAGTTTTGTAAAAAATATCCGGTCAAAGGATTTTATGTTTTCACTAAAGAAGTTATTCTCCCAGGCTCTAATTTTCATGCTAGACAGTTTAATCCCGCAGCAGGGATTCCTGAAGATCCTATCACAGGTGTGGCGGGTGGAGCGCTTGCTCTTTATGCGAGGGCATACAACCTTATCATTCACGATCAAATTATTATTGAACAAGGGTTCGAATTAGGAAAGCCAGGTCGAATAGTAGTTCAAATCAATGATGGTGCTGTTTATGTTGGTGGAAATGCTGTTAGATTTGGATCTAAGCGATTAGAAATTTAG
- a CDS encoding DUF1801 domain-containing protein, with product MNVEILKYNSSQHSEADREICERLAKTISENLPSTEDKIWHGHPVWFIDGNPIVGYSKLKDSVRLLFWSGQSFEEEGLQKEGSFKAAEARYTSPDQINEDDLKRWLKKSVDIQWDYKNIVKRKGELVRLK from the coding sequence ATGAACGTAGAGATTCTAAAATATAACAGCTCTCAACACTCTGAAGCTGATCGAGAAATCTGCGAGAGGCTTGCTAAAACGATTTCTGAGAATCTTCCAAGCACCGAAGATAAGATATGGCATGGCCACCCTGTATGGTTTATTGATGGCAATCCTATTGTAGGATATAGCAAGCTTAAAGATAGTGTGCGGCTACTATTCTGGAGCGGACAATCATTTGAGGAGGAGGGTTTGCAGAAAGAGGGTAGTTTTAAAGCAGCTGAAGCTAGATATACGTCTCCCGATCAGATTAATGAAGACGATCTTAAGCGCTGGTTGAAAAAGTCTGTAGATATTCAGTGGGATTATAAGAATATTGTGAAGAGGAAGGGTGAGCTTGTGAGGCTGAAATAA
- a CDS encoding HAD-IA family hydrolase — MEKIPNTKFILFDFDGTINDSFKYAHLTANKILESLHKPPLTDEQFEQFRDKDLQQSIRDLKIPFYKIPGILRQVQKAFHENLDKIDVVEGLGELLQRMSAAGYRMGVLTSNSEANVNNLLEREGILDLFEYIRSEKALFGKAVSMARFYKIYKLHPEDVIYVGDETRDARAAKEAGLRIISVAWGINTLRALQAVDPDYLVENIQQFEGLFDLAD; from the coding sequence GTGGAAAAAATCCCAAACACAAAATTTATCCTCTTTGATTTCGACGGAACCATCAATGACTCGTTTAAATATGCCCATCTCACAGCCAACAAAATCCTGGAATCCCTCCACAAGCCCCCACTCACAGACGAACAGTTTGAACAGTTTCGCGACAAGGATCTGCAGCAATCAATCAGGGATCTGAAGATCCCATTTTACAAAATCCCAGGCATATTGCGTCAGGTTCAGAAGGCTTTTCATGAGAACCTTGATAAGATCGATGTCGTTGAGGGGCTTGGCGAGTTGCTACAGAGGATGAGTGCCGCTGGATATCGCATGGGTGTCCTTACCTCGAACTCAGAGGCAAATGTGAATAACCTGCTTGAGCGCGAGGGCATTCTTGACCTCTTTGAATATATCCGTAGTGAGAAAGCACTATTTGGTAAGGCGGTTTCGATGGCTCGATTCTACAAAATCTACAAGCTTCACCCTGAAGATGTGATCTATGTCGGTGACGAGACCCGTGATGCACGCGCAGCTAAAGAGGCTGGGCTTCGAATCATCTCGGTAGCGTGGGGGATAAACACGCTCCGGGCATTGCAAGCCGTTGATCCAGACTACCTTGTTGAGAACATTCAGCAGTTCGAAGGGCTTTTTGACCTTGCTGATTAA
- a CDS encoding VOC family protein yields the protein MKIDAVGVTTTNMTKTVEFYTQLGFDFTGLDLTEGHIEPATPDRSARLMIDSVEIIRDILGEEPRPANHSPFAIRYDSPEEVDAVASKVKDNGFVVVKEPWDAFWNQRYAVVEDPDGYRVDLYADLSR from the coding sequence ATGAAAATAGACGCCGTCGGAGTTACAACAACCAACATGACCAAAACAGTTGAATTCTATACACAACTAGGATTCGACTTCACAGGATTAGACCTAACAGAAGGACATATCGAGCCAGCTACCCCAGACAGGTCAGCAAGACTAATGATTGATAGTGTAGAGATCATCCGAGATATTCTTGGCGAGGAACCAAGGCCAGCAAACCACTCTCCGTTCGCAATAAGGTATGATTCGCCAGAAGAGGTTGATGCCGTCGCCAGCAAGGTGAAGGATAACGGCTTTGTAGTAGTAAAAGAGCCTTGGGATGCTTTCTGGAATCAGCGATACGCAGTGGTTGAGGATCCAGATGGTTATAGAGTGGATCTGTATGCGGATCTGTCTCGATAG
- a CDS encoding L-tyrosine/L-tryptophan isonitrile synthase family protein, with protein sequence MQNDVLQFLKERLEKRYSYNLTPKDKRKLDQNPADFIFERITSGKFKKTKADELTAENCRKKIDSAVSSNLPIKFTFPFGGYKLHSLPSAPMTDWAEFFMIAYYADFLNQIAEHYKPGVELAFSSDEVIINRLDNIPQGELDGYTDSFKEILHLFNQHLAPNLKIVLQRVRDLYESEEEFEKELQKNMNETKDNWDGFDDVKKAKRKSSFILNYNFAGEEDRTDLNQEELEDLLRSNTQLHDAYGLLSKRKDFVRGSDVIVLFTTPIPDAITLGTTRYSAVKFWTGFGVLKRRSSSYEEHVLSPKQLSLMGDFEEVRVDSLTTLKNSNLHTIRIYE encoded by the coding sequence ATGCAGAATGATGTCTTACAATTTCTTAAGGAAAGGCTTGAAAAGAGATACTCCTATAACCTAACGCCTAAGGATAAAAGAAAGCTTGATCAAAACCCCGCTGACTTTATCTTTGAGAGAATCACCTCGGGAAAGTTTAAGAAAACGAAAGCCGATGAATTAACAGCTGAAAACTGTCGGAAGAAGATCGATTCTGCTGTCTCATCAAATTTGCCAATAAAGTTTACATTTCCGTTTGGCGGCTACAAGCTACATTCATTACCTTCAGCCCCAATGACAGACTGGGCAGAGTTTTTTATGATTGCCTACTATGCTGACTTTTTGAACCAGATTGCTGAGCATTACAAGCCAGGAGTTGAGTTAGCATTTTCTTCGGACGAAGTGATTATTAATAGGTTGGATAATATTCCTCAAGGAGAACTCGACGGCTACACAGACTCATTTAAAGAAATTCTACATCTCTTTAATCAACATTTAGCACCTAACCTAAAAATAGTGCTGCAAAGGGTAAGAGATTTGTATGAGTCAGAAGAGGAATTTGAAAAAGAGCTACAAAAGAACATGAATGAGACAAAGGATAACTGGGATGGCTTTGATGATGTGAAGAAGGCAAAGCGGAAAAGCTCATTTATACTGAACTATAATTTTGCAGGTGAAGAAGATAGAACTGACTTAAATCAGGAGGAACTAGAAGATCTACTCAGAAGCAACACACAACTACACGATGCCTACGGGCTACTAAGTAAAAGGAAAGACTTTGTACGAGGGTCAGATGTAATAGTTCTGTTTACCACCCCAATTCCAGATGCAATTACCTTAGGTACAACCAGATACTCCGCCGTAAAATTTTGGACAGGCTTTGGGGTACTAAAAAGACGTAGCAGCTCATACGAGGAACATGTGCTATCACCGAAACAGCTTAGTCTGATGGGCGACTTCGAAGAGGTTCGTGTAGATAGTCTCACTACGCTTAAGAATAGTAATTTGCACACTATTCGGATTTACGAATAG
- a CDS encoding glycosyltransferase, with translation MTKKGKDKRSALRVAIVHNWFFKMRGGERVVKSLCEIFPDADLYALFGDKRFLAENFQGKSVKFTWLQRLPFIKRIYKVTLPFWPMAIESLKFHEYDLVISTSASVAHGVITPLGTTHVSYIFTPMRYLWDQKDLYMSKYSRVRKFFVSPILHYLRVWDVGAFNRPDYLIAVSGFVNKRLLKFYGRGADFVLNPPVDISNCKSSKKRSNYYLALSPFEENKGAEAAIELAIANKATLKLTGDGRTKKRLQKKYSKHKNIQFLGWVSEKEKYKLLSKAKGLFFLGEEDFGIAAIEAIASGCPVIAYNNGAVAEIRKKLGGIYIIKQGSSKIPKTDPLKIEKKKLMHFSDQEFKKEFRKIVKTATASV, from the coding sequence ATGACTAAAAAGGGCAAGGATAAGCGGTCTGCCCTAAGAGTTGCAATCGTTCACAACTGGTTTTTCAAGATGCGTGGTGGGGAGCGGGTTGTAAAGTCGCTTTGTGAGATTTTCCCGGATGCTGATCTGTATGCACTTTTTGGAGATAAGCGATTTCTTGCCGAAAATTTTCAAGGAAAGAGCGTGAAATTTACTTGGCTTCAGCGATTGCCCTTTATTAAGAGGATCTACAAAGTGACACTTCCGTTTTGGCCGATGGCAATTGAGTCATTAAAATTTCATGAGTATGACTTGGTAATTTCTACGAGTGCATCTGTAGCTCATGGTGTGATTACTCCGTTGGGCACGACACATGTTTCGTATATTTTTACGCCGATGCGATATTTGTGGGATCAGAAGGATCTTTACATGTCTAAATATTCTAGAGTCAGAAAGTTTTTTGTCTCTCCGATTTTGCACTATTTGCGTGTGTGGGATGTTGGGGCTTTTAATAGGCCGGACTATCTTATAGCGGTTTCAGGATTTGTTAATAAAAGGCTGCTAAAATTTTATGGTAGGGGGGCTGATTTTGTATTAAATCCGCCCGTCGACATTTCCAACTGCAAATCGTCCAAGAAGCGCTCTAACTACTATTTGGCGCTATCACCATTTGAGGAAAATAAGGGAGCGGAAGCTGCAATCGAGCTTGCTATAGCCAATAAAGCAACATTAAAACTCACAGGCGACGGCAGGACAAAGAAAAGACTCCAAAAGAAGTACTCAAAGCATAAAAACATACAGTTTCTCGGTTGGGTGAGCGAGAAAGAGAAATATAAGCTACTCAGCAAGGCAAAGGGGCTCTTTTTCTTGGGCGAAGAAGATTTCGGGATCGCAGCCATCGAGGCCATAGCAAGCGGCTGCCCAGTTATTGCTTATAACAATGGCGCAGTAGCTGAGATACGCAAAAAGCTTGGGGGAATATACATTATTAAACAAGGGAGCTCCAAGATACCGAAAACGGATCCGCTCAAAATTGAAAAGAAGAAACTAATGCACTTCTCGGACCAGGAATTCAAGAAGGAATTCAGAAAGATTGTAAAAACAGCAACGGCTTCTGTATAA
- a CDS encoding DHH family phosphoesterase — protein sequence MNNTPQEIWDRISKANKILQVHDKRFDFDALCSALLMKSVIERKLGKSVDIIYTGELAYNAKDIVDVSPVKENTDISSVDLGKYDLVIVTDCGEEGHMSSEIGFELTSDIDLINIDHHSGNSFYGILNYVKQYGSACTVLVELFMHLDIELTEPEKTLVATGIVTDTSFMSFDTTTAEDLRYLADLLENGLDYKGIIQKLKIGRSWDDLMLNKIVLSHLVLDEGGEYAYSYFTLEELANEKIDLGKVIVRHVDNFKSLSGVKFVFCVAEEGEGKFAVSFRASDLKFSVLELGQAFGGGGREAAAAGVIQAKDITEAIELVRSKLRELNV from the coding sequence ATGAACAACACCCCGCAAGAGATCTGGGATAGGATTTCTAAAGCGAATAAGATTCTCCAGGTTCACGATAAGCGGTTTGACTTTGATGCACTCTGTTCTGCACTGTTAATGAAAAGTGTGATCGAGAGGAAGCTCGGAAAGTCAGTAGACATCATCTATACAGGCGAGCTAGCTTATAATGCTAAAGATATAGTTGATGTATCTCCAGTTAAGGAGAATACAGATATTAGTTCCGTTGATCTTGGCAAGTATGACCTTGTTATAGTTACCGATTGCGGTGAGGAAGGGCATATGTCTTCGGAAATTGGTTTTGAGTTAACCTCTGATATTGATCTGATAAATATTGACCACCATAGTGGCAATTCGTTTTATGGCATCCTGAACTATGTAAAACAGTATGGTTCGGCCTGCACCGTTTTGGTGGAGTTGTTTATGCATTTGGATATTGAGCTCACAGAGCCGGAAAAAACACTTGTTGCTACAGGGATTGTAACAGACACATCATTCATGAGTTTTGACACGACTACAGCTGAGGATTTGCGATATCTGGCCGACTTGCTAGAGAATGGCCTTGATTACAAGGGAATCATCCAGAAACTGAAGATTGGCAGAAGTTGGGATGATTTGATGCTTAACAAAATAGTTTTATCGCATCTCGTGCTCGATGAAGGTGGTGAATATGCTTACTCCTACTTTACGCTGGAAGAGTTGGCGAACGAGAAGATAGACCTTGGTAAGGTCATCGTCAGACATGTCGACAATTTTAAGTCACTAAGCGGTGTTAAGTTTGTATTTTGCGTCGCGGAAGAAGGTGAAGGCAAATTTGCTGTTAGCTTTAGAGCATCAGACCTAAAGTTTAGCGTATTGGAGCTTGGACAGGCTTTTGGTGGTGGTGGAAGAGAGGCAGCCGCGGCAGGCGTAATTCAAGCCAAGGATATTACTGAAGCTATAGAGCTTGTCAGGAGTAAGTTAAGAGAGTTGAATGTATAA
- a CDS encoding undecaprenyl-diphosphate phosphatase, translated as MDINLYILAVVQGVSELLPISSSGHLIIFSEILKVEATVALLTLLHIATLGGIVVGYWPELMKIIKNSFRWRVLLNIVISCIPAVMLGILIGEILDEYFYNLPFVAAMLILWGVALIVTERLHDRRPVQKFNDISELRAIDALVIGLFQTLALLPGTSRSGVMTLAGVWRGMRKDIALEYAFIVGIPIIAGSFFFTVATDFEDFKPFLNMNGFVTVALAFVVSLLAVLLLKYVSKKKFLTFFGWYRIALGALLIGYLLITQL; from the coding sequence ATGGATATTAACCTGTATATCTTGGCTGTAGTCCAAGGAGTATCAGAATTGCTGCCAATCTCTAGCTCCGGACATTTGATAATTTTTAGCGAGATCTTGAAAGTCGAGGCAACTGTCGCCTTATTAACGCTGCTGCATATCGCTACGCTTGGCGGAATTGTCGTTGGCTACTGGCCTGAGTTAATGAAAATCATTAAAAATAGCTTCAGATGGAGGGTGCTGCTAAATATAGTGATCAGCTGTATCCCTGCTGTCATGCTAGGAATTCTAATCGGTGAGATCTTGGATGAGTATTTCTACAATTTACCTTTTGTAGCAGCGATGCTTATCTTGTGGGGCGTAGCTCTGATTGTAACTGAGCGACTGCACGATCGAAGACCAGTACAGAAGTTTAATGATATTTCAGAATTGCGAGCGATTGATGCGCTGGTTATAGGCTTATTCCAGACTTTGGCTTTGTTGCCTGGAACTTCTCGTTCTGGGGTAATGACGCTTGCAGGGGTATGGCGAGGTATGCGCAAGGATATTGCCCTCGAATATGCTTTTATTGTCGGAATTCCGATAATCGCAGGGTCTTTCTTTTTTACAGTAGCTACTGATTTTGAGGACTTCAAGCCTTTTTTGAATATGAATGGATTTGTAACTGTGGCTTTAGCCTTTGTAGTCAGTCTCCTTGCTGTACTGCTACTAAAATATGTCAGCAAGAAGAAGTTCCTCACATTTTTCGGTTGGTACAGAATTGCACTCGGAGCATTGCTAATTGGCTACCTGCTTATTACCCAGCTCTAA